One genomic window of Stigmatopora nigra isolate UIUO_SnigA chromosome 13, RoL_Snig_1.1, whole genome shotgun sequence includes the following:
- the kif15 gene encoding kinesin-like protein KIF15 isoform X5, whose product MEVRHIPQITPRGQLYNGKGCNDVLSKYPRVTGGVDSHQISASSDSDSIKVFVRVRPLTHGTGLTTDGDQNLCLKVTSSNTIRLLSKPEPRTFTYDHVADMDTTQDSVFSSVAKNIVESCINGYNGTIFAYGQTGSGKTFTMLGPSESDNFSDELRGVIPRSFEYLFFLINREVVKSQSKSFLCKCSFIEIYNEQIFDLLDTASASLFVRENIKKGVFVEGAVEKFVNNAAEAYQVLSRGWCNRRVASTSMNRESSRSHAVFTMTLESKESINQVVNIRRSQLNLVDLAGSERQKDTHTDGSRLKEASSINRSLMSLGQVIMALVDVSNGKNRHICYRDSKLTFLLRDSLGGNAKTYIIANVHPGSKCFGETLSTLQFAQRAKLIKNKAIVNEDTQGNVRQLQAEVKKLKEQLAQALLSHQVDHGKDVTPGGSGIPVSKLSGDGKNIALYKAKFMAAVRLWRKREEEKTVLLKKASQLEEAWTQKDKFIHSSRLIIKFREDHISRLEKKLKEQHGLIGDMESQALIDQLNEEIRILRDQVEHNPKMTRYAAENYSLREENRQLRSLESVIIVEEETVQVAQELEEEFQKAVEAENTQTSVGASTSLATDVFTISAMEKLKTQLLQKQSDLTAILQAFEEYKEVTKKQMSQLESDKRYLDKSNRYLENILEATNAYKKQEVSELNRIHVETRKILTTPTNACNLRSRIVPLSSPEHLNGCVNNPDNNIWAETPPSDTIEMALTEELRQVQVQAGQVRVQLGEEELKNSKLMQQIAKLEEQIHVMSQESALKEEQLSTERTNKTRDHLKLQETINSLQEKQQCEVKTMEVLKNEIRDLRLVLQSSDKELAAVKEELKVRKSEQQKETNQLSSSLIASQLQLEEVQLDWERLLEQHRTLQDSYDQLQAEAKFDADHSRRQMQDGEQKISELQAQIMELNNSLETAQEHTSSLTYQLRENKESTSKELSETNEENTQLSKQVTDMTVQFQQQVSKLDHLEQNLCTANESTKGLNQKIEQDKVVILDLINQTRDLRSDLNHKEQTIAHLTGDISDITAKYNAACLERKEVGEQKTKLQAEITEFKETVERTIISSKIEVEVLQDELNYANEEVERLTLVLDEHNNILQTAQEQSTQKDIEIQHLQQKMAKIYLL is encoded by the exons ATGGAAGTGCGCCACATACCTCAAATTACCCCAAGAGGGCAACTTTACAATGGAAAAGGCTGCAACGATGTGCTTTCGAAATATCCTCGCGTTACTG GAGGTGTCGATTCTCACCAGATTTCGGCCAG CAGTGACAGCGATTCCATTAAAGTTTTCGTCCGAGTACGACCTTTGACCCACGGCACTGGGCTAACAACAGATGGAGATCAGAACTTGTGTCTTAAAGTCACATCTTCCAATACCATACGTTTGCTCTCCAAGCCGGAGCCTCGAACCTTCACTTATGATCATGTTGCTGACATGGACACAACACAG GACTCTGTATTCTCCAGTGTGGCCAAGAATATTGTAGAGTCTTGCATAAATGGATACAATGGAACCATTTTTGCATA TGGGCAAACAGGATCGGGAAAAACCTTCACAATGCTTG GCCCGTCAGAGTCAGACAACTTTTCAGATGAACTGCGTGGTGTTATTCCTCGCAGTTTTGAGTACCTGTTCTTTCTCATCAACAGAGAAGTAGTAAAG tCTCAGTCCAAAAGCTTTCTCTGCAAATGTTCATTCATTGAGATTTACAATGAACAAATTTTTGACCTTCTGGACACGGCATCGGCTAGCCTGTTTGTCAGAGAAAATATCAAGAAAGGTGTGTTTGTGGAAGGAGCTGTGGAAAAGTTTGTCAACAATGCTGCCGAAGCATACCAG GTGTTGTCTCGTGGATGGTGTAATCGTAGAGTGGCCTCCACCTCAATGAATCGGGAGTCTTCTAGATCTCATGCTGTGTTTACTATGACTCTGGAGTCAAAGGAGTCCATCAATCAAGTGGTGAATATTCGAAGGTCTCAGCTCAATCTGGTTGATCTGGCTGGCTCGGAAAGGCAGAAAGATACGCACACTGACGGATCCAGGCTCAAG GAGGCCAGCAGTATCAATCGCTCCCTTATGAGCCTCGGTCAGGTGATCATGGCTTTGGTCGACGTATCTAATGGGAAAAACCGACACATTTGCTATAGAGACTCCAAACTCACCTTCCTATTACGG GACTCGCTTGGTGGCAATGCAAAGACTTACATTATAGCCAATGTTCACCCTGGATCCAAATGTTTTGGTGAAACGTTATCAACTCTACAATTTGCCCAGAGAGCAAAGCTGATCAAGAATAAA gCCATTGTCAATGAGGACACCCAAGGAAATGTGCGACAGCTTCAGGCGGAAGTGAAGAAACTTAAAGAGCAGCTTGCTCAGGCTCTATTGTCTCACCAAGTGGATCATGGGAAAGATGTTACACCTGGAGGATCAGGGATTCCCGTTTCGA AATTGTCCGGAGATGGTAAAAATATTGCCTTGTACAAAGCCAAATTTATGGCTGCTGTCCGGTTGTGGAGAAagcgagaagaagaaaagacg GTTTTGCTTAAAAAAGCATCTCAGCTGGAGGAAGCCTGGACTCAGAAAGACAAGTTCATCCACTCCAGTCGTTTGATCATCAAGTTCCGAGAGGATCACATAAGTCGCCTAGAGAAAAAACTTAAGGAACAACATGGCCTGATTGGAGACATGGAATCCCAGGCTCTCATTGATCAACTAAATGAAGAAATTCGAATTTTACGAGACCAG GTGGAACATAACCCCAAGATGACTCGCTATGCCGCCGAGAACTACAGCCTCAGAGAGGAGAATCGGCAGCTGCGCTCCCTCGAGTCGGTAATCATTGTTGAAGAGGAAACAGTGCAAGTTGCGCAAGAGCTGGAGGAAGAATTCCAGAAGGCAGTGGAGGCTGAGAACACCCAAA CTTCAGTTGGTGCTTCAACCTCTTTGGCAACTGATGTGTTTACCATCTCTGCAATGGAGAAACTTAAAACTCAGCTGCTTCAAAAGCAGTCCGACTTAACTGCCATTTTGCAGGCATTTGAGGAATACAAAGAAGTCACTAA GAAGCAGATGTCTCAATTGGAGTCGGACAAAAGATACCTTGACAAGTCCAACAGGTATTTGGAGAACATCTTGGAAGCCACTAATGCCTACAAAAAGCAAGAAGTCTCTGAATTGAACAGAATTCATGTTGAAACTCGAAAG ATTCTCACTACTCCCACCAATGCGTGCAACTTGCGTTCCCGTATCGTACCGCTCTCCAGCCCAGAACACTTGAATGGTTGTGTTAACAATCCAGATAATAACATTTGGGCCGAGACACCCCCTTCAGATACAATCGAGATGGCTTTGACTGAGGAACTGCGACAAGTGCAG GTGCAAGCAGGTCAGGTTCGGGTTCAGCTTGGAGAGGAGGAGCTCAAGAACAGCAAGCTTATGCAACAAATTGCAAAACTGGAAGAGCAGATCCATGTCATGTCACAGGAGTCTGCACTAAAGGAGGAG CAACTTTCAACGGAGCGGACTAACAAGACCAGAGATCATCTCAAACTGCAGGAGACAATCAACAGCTTGCAAGAGAAACAGCAGTGCGAAGTGAAGACTATGGAAG TACTGAAGAATGAGATCCGAGATCTACGGCTGGTGCTGCAGTCATCTGACAAGGAGCTGGCCGCTGTCAAAGAAGAGTTGAAAGTCAGGAAAAGTGAGCAGCAGAAAGAGACCAACCAGCTGTCCAGCAGTCTGATCGCCTCGCAGCTCCAGCTCGAGGAAGTCCA GTTGGATTGGGAGCGGCTTCTGGAGCAGCACCGGACTCTGCAGGATTCTTATGACCAGCTGCAAGCTGAAGCAAAGTTTGATGCAGACCACTCCAGACGGCAGATGCAAGACGGGGAGCAAAAAATAAGTGAACTACAGGCTCAGATTATG gaATTAAACAACTCTCTGGAAACAGCGCAAGAGCACACAAGCAGCCTGACCTACCAGTTAAGAGAGAATAAGGAAAGTACATCAAA AGAACTGAGTGAAACTAATGAAGAGAACACACAGCTGAGTAAGCAAGTCACAGATATGACTGTACAATTCCAACAGCAG GTGTCCAAACTTGATCATCTGGAGCAAAATCTCTGCACTGCAAATGAAAGCACAAAAGGCCTGAACCAGAAGATTGAACAGGACAAA GTTGTCATCCTCGATCTTATCAACCAAACTCGAGACCTCCGCAGCGATCTTAATCATAAGGAACAGACCATTGCGCACCTTACAGGAGACATCAGTGACATCACG GCCAAATATAATGCCGCTTGCTTGGAAAGAAAAGAAGTTGGGGAGCAAAAGACTAAATTGCAAGCTGAAATCACAGAATTCAAAGAAACAGTGGAGAGGACTATTATCTCCAGCAAAATAGAG GTTGAAGTGCTGCAGGATGAGCTCAATTATGCAAATGAGGAAGTTGAAAGACTTACTCTAGTCTTAGATGAGCACAACAACATTCTTCAAACTGCCCAAGAGCAATCCACTcagaaagacattgaaatccAGCATCTCCAGCAGAAG ATGGCGAAAATCTACCTTCTTTGA
- the kif15 gene encoding kinesin-like protein KIF15 isoform X1, giving the protein MEVRHIPQITPRGQLYNGKGCNDVLSKYPRVTGGVDSHQISASSDSDSIKVFVRVRPLTHGTGLTTDGDQNLCLKVTSSNTIRLLSKPEPRTFTYDHVADMDTTQDSVFSSVAKNIVESCINGYNGTIFAYGQTGSGKTFTMLGPSESDNFSDELRGVIPRSFEYLFFLINREVVKSQSKSFLCKCSFIEIYNEQIFDLLDTASASLFVRENIKKGVFVEGAVEKFVNNAAEAYQVLSRGWCNRRVASTSMNRESSRSHAVFTMTLESKESINQVVNIRRSQLNLVDLAGSERQKDTHTDGSRLKEASSINRSLMSLGQVIMALVDVSNGKNRHICYRDSKLTFLLRDSLGGNAKTYIIANVHPGSKCFGETLSTLQFAQRAKLIKNKAIVNEDTQGNVRQLQAEVKKLKEQLAQALLSHQVDHGKDVTPGGSGIPVSKLSGDGKNIALYKAKFMAAVRLWRKREEEKTVLLKKASQLEEAWTQKDKFIHSSRLIIKFREDHISRLEKKLKEQHGLIGDMESQALIDQLNEEIRILRDQVEHNPKMTRYAAENYSLREENRQLRSLESVIIVEEETVQVAQELEEEFQKAVEAENTQTSVGASTSLATDVFTISAMEKLKTQLLQKQSDLTAILQAFEEYKEVTKKQMSQLESDKRYLDKSNRYLENILEATNAYKKQEVSELNRIHVETRKILTTPTNACNLRSRIVPLSSPEHLNGCVNNPDNNIWAETPPSDTIEMALTEELRQVQVQAGQVRVQLGEEELKNSKLMQQIAKLEEQIHVMSQESALKEEQLSTERTNKTRDHLKLQETINSLQEKQQCEVKTMEVLKNEIRDLRLVLQSSDKELAAVKEELKVRKSEQQKETNQLSSSLIASQLQLEEVQLDWERLLEQHRTLQDSYDQLQAEAKFDADHSRRQMQDGEQKISELQAQIMELNNSLETAQEHTSSLTYQLRENKESTSKELSETNEENTQLSKQVTDMTVQFQQQVSKLDHLEQNLCTANESTKGLNQKIEQDKVVILDLINQTRDLRSDLNHKEQTIAHLTGDISDITAKYNAACLERKEVGEQKTKLQAEITEFKETVERTIISSKIEVEVLQDELNYANEEVERLTLVLDEHNNILQTAQEQSTQKDIEIQHLQQKLQQQQEAVERTIPRTPCTPGSFNRDLTQVLEIQERELENRRSSMMTMEILLAELNSERAAKNEEIRRLKTQLNEKEVANLEIQGLREQYSKSSHIGNPNSEELHHGIIQSILKERDERDKLMQKLADTQKKLQSQESALAESQACVEELSSEIQNNRVEMSQRVQDEDKLLKENELLRRQNVQLSEENGKLVGHKNHKQRIEYLVKLKKDNTRLQEENEKLRSEMSLIQDNTGPLP; this is encoded by the exons ATGGAAGTGCGCCACATACCTCAAATTACCCCAAGAGGGCAACTTTACAATGGAAAAGGCTGCAACGATGTGCTTTCGAAATATCCTCGCGTTACTG GAGGTGTCGATTCTCACCAGATTTCGGCCAG CAGTGACAGCGATTCCATTAAAGTTTTCGTCCGAGTACGACCTTTGACCCACGGCACTGGGCTAACAACAGATGGAGATCAGAACTTGTGTCTTAAAGTCACATCTTCCAATACCATACGTTTGCTCTCCAAGCCGGAGCCTCGAACCTTCACTTATGATCATGTTGCTGACATGGACACAACACAG GACTCTGTATTCTCCAGTGTGGCCAAGAATATTGTAGAGTCTTGCATAAATGGATACAATGGAACCATTTTTGCATA TGGGCAAACAGGATCGGGAAAAACCTTCACAATGCTTG GCCCGTCAGAGTCAGACAACTTTTCAGATGAACTGCGTGGTGTTATTCCTCGCAGTTTTGAGTACCTGTTCTTTCTCATCAACAGAGAAGTAGTAAAG tCTCAGTCCAAAAGCTTTCTCTGCAAATGTTCATTCATTGAGATTTACAATGAACAAATTTTTGACCTTCTGGACACGGCATCGGCTAGCCTGTTTGTCAGAGAAAATATCAAGAAAGGTGTGTTTGTGGAAGGAGCTGTGGAAAAGTTTGTCAACAATGCTGCCGAAGCATACCAG GTGTTGTCTCGTGGATGGTGTAATCGTAGAGTGGCCTCCACCTCAATGAATCGGGAGTCTTCTAGATCTCATGCTGTGTTTACTATGACTCTGGAGTCAAAGGAGTCCATCAATCAAGTGGTGAATATTCGAAGGTCTCAGCTCAATCTGGTTGATCTGGCTGGCTCGGAAAGGCAGAAAGATACGCACACTGACGGATCCAGGCTCAAG GAGGCCAGCAGTATCAATCGCTCCCTTATGAGCCTCGGTCAGGTGATCATGGCTTTGGTCGACGTATCTAATGGGAAAAACCGACACATTTGCTATAGAGACTCCAAACTCACCTTCCTATTACGG GACTCGCTTGGTGGCAATGCAAAGACTTACATTATAGCCAATGTTCACCCTGGATCCAAATGTTTTGGTGAAACGTTATCAACTCTACAATTTGCCCAGAGAGCAAAGCTGATCAAGAATAAA gCCATTGTCAATGAGGACACCCAAGGAAATGTGCGACAGCTTCAGGCGGAAGTGAAGAAACTTAAAGAGCAGCTTGCTCAGGCTCTATTGTCTCACCAAGTGGATCATGGGAAAGATGTTACACCTGGAGGATCAGGGATTCCCGTTTCGA AATTGTCCGGAGATGGTAAAAATATTGCCTTGTACAAAGCCAAATTTATGGCTGCTGTCCGGTTGTGGAGAAagcgagaagaagaaaagacg GTTTTGCTTAAAAAAGCATCTCAGCTGGAGGAAGCCTGGACTCAGAAAGACAAGTTCATCCACTCCAGTCGTTTGATCATCAAGTTCCGAGAGGATCACATAAGTCGCCTAGAGAAAAAACTTAAGGAACAACATGGCCTGATTGGAGACATGGAATCCCAGGCTCTCATTGATCAACTAAATGAAGAAATTCGAATTTTACGAGACCAG GTGGAACATAACCCCAAGATGACTCGCTATGCCGCCGAGAACTACAGCCTCAGAGAGGAGAATCGGCAGCTGCGCTCCCTCGAGTCGGTAATCATTGTTGAAGAGGAAACAGTGCAAGTTGCGCAAGAGCTGGAGGAAGAATTCCAGAAGGCAGTGGAGGCTGAGAACACCCAAA CTTCAGTTGGTGCTTCAACCTCTTTGGCAACTGATGTGTTTACCATCTCTGCAATGGAGAAACTTAAAACTCAGCTGCTTCAAAAGCAGTCCGACTTAACTGCCATTTTGCAGGCATTTGAGGAATACAAAGAAGTCACTAA GAAGCAGATGTCTCAATTGGAGTCGGACAAAAGATACCTTGACAAGTCCAACAGGTATTTGGAGAACATCTTGGAAGCCACTAATGCCTACAAAAAGCAAGAAGTCTCTGAATTGAACAGAATTCATGTTGAAACTCGAAAG ATTCTCACTACTCCCACCAATGCGTGCAACTTGCGTTCCCGTATCGTACCGCTCTCCAGCCCAGAACACTTGAATGGTTGTGTTAACAATCCAGATAATAACATTTGGGCCGAGACACCCCCTTCAGATACAATCGAGATGGCTTTGACTGAGGAACTGCGACAAGTGCAG GTGCAAGCAGGTCAGGTTCGGGTTCAGCTTGGAGAGGAGGAGCTCAAGAACAGCAAGCTTATGCAACAAATTGCAAAACTGGAAGAGCAGATCCATGTCATGTCACAGGAGTCTGCACTAAAGGAGGAG CAACTTTCAACGGAGCGGACTAACAAGACCAGAGATCATCTCAAACTGCAGGAGACAATCAACAGCTTGCAAGAGAAACAGCAGTGCGAAGTGAAGACTATGGAAG TACTGAAGAATGAGATCCGAGATCTACGGCTGGTGCTGCAGTCATCTGACAAGGAGCTGGCCGCTGTCAAAGAAGAGTTGAAAGTCAGGAAAAGTGAGCAGCAGAAAGAGACCAACCAGCTGTCCAGCAGTCTGATCGCCTCGCAGCTCCAGCTCGAGGAAGTCCA GTTGGATTGGGAGCGGCTTCTGGAGCAGCACCGGACTCTGCAGGATTCTTATGACCAGCTGCAAGCTGAAGCAAAGTTTGATGCAGACCACTCCAGACGGCAGATGCAAGACGGGGAGCAAAAAATAAGTGAACTACAGGCTCAGATTATG gaATTAAACAACTCTCTGGAAACAGCGCAAGAGCACACAAGCAGCCTGACCTACCAGTTAAGAGAGAATAAGGAAAGTACATCAAA AGAACTGAGTGAAACTAATGAAGAGAACACACAGCTGAGTAAGCAAGTCACAGATATGACTGTACAATTCCAACAGCAG GTGTCCAAACTTGATCATCTGGAGCAAAATCTCTGCACTGCAAATGAAAGCACAAAAGGCCTGAACCAGAAGATTGAACAGGACAAA GTTGTCATCCTCGATCTTATCAACCAAACTCGAGACCTCCGCAGCGATCTTAATCATAAGGAACAGACCATTGCGCACCTTACAGGAGACATCAGTGACATCACG GCCAAATATAATGCCGCTTGCTTGGAAAGAAAAGAAGTTGGGGAGCAAAAGACTAAATTGCAAGCTGAAATCACAGAATTCAAAGAAACAGTGGAGAGGACTATTATCTCCAGCAAAATAGAG GTTGAAGTGCTGCAGGATGAGCTCAATTATGCAAATGAGGAAGTTGAAAGACTTACTCTAGTCTTAGATGAGCACAACAACATTCTTCAAACTGCCCAAGAGCAATCCACTcagaaagacattgaaatccAGCATCTCCAGCAGAAG TTGCAGCAGCAACAAGAAGCTGTGGAAAGAACAATACCGAGG ACCCCTTGCACCCCGGGAAGCTTCAACCGAGACCTGACACAAGTCCTGGAGATTCAGGAGAGGGAACTGGAGAATCGACGGTCCTCTATGATGACCATGGAGATCCTCTTAGCGGAGCTCAATTCCGAGAGAGCTGCCAAGAATGAGGAAATTCGACGGCTCAAA ACACAGCTGAATGAGAAAGAAGTGGCCAACTTAGAGATTCAAGGCTTGCGTGAACAGTATAGCAAATCCTCTCATATTGGAAATCCAAACAG CGAGGAGCTTCATCATGGCATCATTCAGTCTATTCTTAAAGAGCGAGATGAGAGG GATAAATTGATGCAAAAGCTTGCGGACACACAGAAAAA ATTGCAGTCCCAGGAGTCTGCATTGGCCGAATCACAGGCTTGTGTTGAGGAGCTGTCCTCAGAAATTCAGAATAACCGTGTAGAGATGAGCCAACGGGTCCAGGATGAGGACAAGCTCCTTAAg GAGAACGAGCTTCTCCGTCGGCAGAATGTTCAGCTGTCAGAGGAGAATGGAAAACTGGTGGGACACAAGAACCATAAACAAAGGATTGAATATTTGGTTAAGCTGAAGAAGGACAACACCAGACTACAGGAG GAAAATGAAAAACTGCGATCAGAGATGAGCCTCATTCAAGACAACACTGGACCTTTGCCATGA